One window of Trifolium pratense cultivar HEN17-A07 linkage group LG5, ARS_RC_1.1, whole genome shotgun sequence genomic DNA carries:
- the LOC123887557 gene encoding mediator of RNA polymerase II transcription subunit 12-like isoform X1: MQRYHAGSCSSAVNSSTIGGPSSRDTGRSDSSFPAHFPVNSRRQPQLNLNPYKLKCDKEALNARLGPPDFLPQTTNCPEETLTREYLASGYRDTVEGLEEAREISLTQVPHFNKTIVLNCREAIKKRLRAINESRAHKRKAGQVYGVPLSGLQLAKTGVFPELRPCGEDFRKKWIEGLSQPHKRLRTLTDHVPHGYKRSSLLEVLIRNNVPLLRATWFVKVTYLNQVRPGSAAISSGTADKVQLSRTEIWTKDVIHYLQTLFDEFFSKNTSHSTLHNRERSPQMPYAGTLLHKSDPLSSVSGGEEPSLHFRWRYITRLLQWHHAEGLILPSLVIDWVLNQLQEKDLLEVWQLLLPIIYGFLEIVVLSQTYVRALAGLTLRVIRDPAPGGSDLVDNSRRAYTTYALIEMLQYLILAVPDTFVALDCFPLPSSVVSHTMNDGSFVLKSTEAVGKIKNSLDDFGRIVSCIQKRGEDLAKSASPGNPGHCLAKVAKALDKSLMLGDLREAYNFLFEDFCDGTVSEGWTAKVSPCLRLSLKWFGTVNMSLIHSVFFLCEWATCDFRDFCTTPPCDIKFTGRKDLSHVHIAVRLLKMKLRDVKISSRRTNRSIHRASQRHNQNYMTTGSSVISESPGPLHDIIVCWIDQHVVHKGEGLKRLHLFIVELIHAGIFYPLAYVRQLIVSGIMDMDANMVDLERRKRHSHILKQLPGHFMRDALAETGIADGPLLSEALQIYLTERRLILRSSPCELHDGANSAKVSTLKRKRYPASSKNGTSVVLTGPWKTAQTTVSSKSSKDGASIEEVKETISLLLQLPSSLSNLNSTGCVESEGSVRRPTWPNYGNIEPVEGTPGCEECRRAKRQKLSEERSSFVPGDDDTWWVKKGSKPSEPLKVDQPQKTTKQVTKSRQKNVRKMSLAQLAASRIEGSQGPSTSHVCDNKVSCPHHRTPIDGDALRSVDSIRTSSSRDIVFIGKALKRLRFVEKRVVAVWLLTVVKQAIEETEKNIGKAGQFGGAYSMEDDGNSIRWKLGEDELSAILYLIDISDDLVSAVKFLLWLMPRVLSSPSSTIHSGRNVLMLPRNVENQVCDVGEAFLLSSLKRYENILVAADLIPEALSLAMHRAATIIASNGRVSNLGATAFTRYLLKKYSNVASVIEWEQTFKSTCDARLSAELESVRSVDGESGLPFGVPAGVEDPDEFFRQKISGSRLPSRVGAGMRDIVQRNVEEAFQYLFGKDRKLYAAGTPKGHALEKWDNGYQIAQQIVMSLIDSIRQTGGAAQEGDPSLVLSAVSAIVGSVGPTLAKMPDFSSGNNQSSIVSLNYARCILRMHITCLRLLKEALGERQSRVFDIALATEASNVFAGVFAPSKASRAQFQMSSSEVHDTSAAANSNDVGNNSVKTVVTKATKIAAAVSALVVGAVIYGVTSLERMVTILRLKEGLDVIHCIRTTRSNSNGNARSVGAFKADNSIEVHVHWFRLLVGNCRTLCDGLVVNLLGELSISALSRMQHMLPLSLIFPPAYSIFAFVRWRPFILNANVAVREDMNQLYQSLTMAIADAIKHLPFRDVCFRDCQGLYDLMAADGSDAEFAALLELNSSDMHLKSMAFVPLRSRLFLNAMIDCKMPPSILNKDDVGRVSGPGESKIKFANGDSKLQDKLVHILDTLQPAKFHWQWVALRLILNEQALIEKLEAHDASLSDAIQLSSPSPEKAAAASENENNFIQILLTRLLGRPDAAPLFSELVHLFGRSLQDSMLLQAKWFLGGQDVLFGRKTIRQRLHNIAESKGLSAKMQYSEPWGWCSPCIDPVTIKGEKKKFDATSLEEGEVVDEGIDLKRSLKGLSQVFDSDSSRINQQHVTDRALIDLLLPCIDQSSAESRNSFANDMMKQLGNIELQIAAVTGGSKPVGSTSPGVEGQTNKVNTRKSIRGGGNSGLARRPAVAIDSSPPSPAALRVSMSLRLQLLLRFLPILCTEREPSVRNMRHFLAPVILRLLGSRVVHEDAYIVANSMHSKKDLESPSEASSSAFVDFSAVGLFDRLLLVLHALLSNYPPSWLRPKPGSKSINEPTKEVSGFDRELLESMQNDLDRMQLPDTIRWRIQAAMPVLLPSTWCSFSCQPPPVPTSALVSLQASNINLSNLATSHRNPVLSRVAANASGKSKQQDSSELEIDPWTLLEDGAGSCPSASNTASIGGGDANLRAASWLKGAVRVRRTDLTYVGPVDDDS; the protein is encoded by the exons GCGACAACCACAGTTGAACTTAAACCCCTACAAATTGAAGTGTGATAAAGAAGCTTTGAACGCTAG GCTTGGGCCTCCAGATTTTCTTCCCCAAACTACAAATTGCCCTGAGGAGACTCTGACCAGAGAATATTTGGCATCTGGTTATAGGGATACAGTTGAGGGACTTGAG GAAGCTAGAGAAATTTCGTTGACCCAGGTTCCACATTTTAACAAGACAATTGTTCTTAATTGCAGAGAG GCAATTAAAAAACGTCTTAGAGCCATCAATGAATCCCGTGCACATAAAAGGAAG GCTGGTCAAGTATATGGTGTGCCTCTTTCAGGATTACAACTTGCCAAGACTGGTGTTTTCCCTGAACTAAGGCCGTGTGGCGAGGACTTCCGGAAGAAATGGATTGAG GGCTTATCTCAACCTCACAAGCGGTTACGTACTTTGACTGACCATGTTCCTCATGGTTATAAAAGGTCATCACTTTTGGAGGTTCTTATCAGGAATAATGTTCCTTTACTAAGGGCCACTTGGTTTGTAAAGGTTACTTACCTCAATCAG GTTCGGCCAGGTTCTGCTGCCATTTCTTCTGGGACTGCTGACAAAGTTCAGTTGTCTCGTACAGAGATTTGGACCAAAGATGTTATCCATTACTTGCAAACTCTTTTCGAtgaatttttctcaaaaaatacTTCTCATTCTACTCTTCATAATCGAGAGCGGTCACCACAAATGCCTTATGCTGGAACACTGCTGCACAAAAGTGATCCGTTATCATCTGTTTCTGGTGGGGAAGAGCCATCCTTACATTTTAGATGGCGGTATATTACCCGACTTTTGCAATGGCATCACGCCGAAGGGCTCATTCTTCCTTCTCTTGTTATTGACTGGGTTTTGAATCAACTGCAG GAAAAAGATCTGCTTGAGGTTTGGCAGCTGTTATTGCCTATAATATATGGCTTCTTAGAAATTGTTGTCCTCTCTCAAACCTATGTACGCGCTCTTGCTGGGTTAACTCTTCGTGTCATTCGTGATCCTGCTCCAGGTGGATCAGATCTAGTAGATAATTCCAGAAGGGCATATACAACATATGCTCTGATTGAGATGCTCCAATATTTAATACTTGCAGTGCCAGATACTTTTGTCGCATTGGATTGCTTTCCTTTACCATCCTCTGTAGTCTCACATACAATGAACGATGGCAGTTTTGTATTAAAATCAACTGAAGCTGTAGGGAAGATAAAGAATAGTTTAGATGATTTTGGTCGCATTGTTTCATGTATTCAGAAACGTGGGGAAGATCTTGCCAAGTCTGCAAGCCCTGGCAACCCAGGTCATTGTCTAGCTAAGGTTGCAAAAGCCTTGGATAAATCTCTAATGCTTGGTGATTTACGTGAAGCATACAACTttctttttgaagatttttgtgATGGAACTGTATCTGAAGGTTGGACTGCAAAAGTGAGTCCTTGCTTAAGGTTGTCGCTGAAATGGTTTGGGACTGTAAATATGTCACTTATACATTCAGTGTTTTTCCTCTGCGAGTGGGCCACATGTGATTTTAGGGATTTTTGTACTACCCCTCCTTGTGACATTAAGTTTACAGGTAGGAAAGATCTTTCCCACGTGCACATAGCTGTTAGACTTTTGAAGATGAAACTGAGGGATGTGAAAATTTCATCAAGACGAACTAATCGAAGCATTCACAGAGCTAGTCAAAGGCATAATCAGAATTACATGACTACTGGTTCTTCAGTTATATCTGAAAGCCCTGGTCCTCTACATGATATTATAGTCTGTTGGATTGACCAGCATGTGGTGCACAAAGGGGAAGGTCTCAAGCGCCTACATTTATTTATAGTTGAACTAATACATGCAGGCATCTTTTACCCCTTGGCATATGTACGCCAGTTGATAGTGAGTGGGATCATGGATATGGATGCGAATATGGTTGACCTGGAGCGGCGAAAGAGACACTCTCACATCTTAAAGCAGCTGCCTGGGCACTTTATGCGAGATGCTTTGGCAGAAACTGGGATTGCTGACGGGCCGCTGCTCAGTGAGGCCTTGCAAATTTACTTGACTGAACGCCGCCTCATACTTCGTTCTTCTCCATGTGAGCTCCATGATGGTGCCAATAGTGCCAAAGTATCTACTTTGAAACGAAAACGGTATCCAGCTTCTTCAAAGAACGGTACTTCTGTAGTGTTAACTGGTCCGTGGAAAACTGCTCAAACCACAGTGTCTTCTAAAAGTTCAAAGGATGGTGCTAGTATTGAAGAAGTTAAAGAAACCATCTCTCTACTGTTACAACTACCCAGTAGTTTATCTAATTTAAACTCTACAGGATGTGTTGAATCTGAAGGCAGTGTTAGAAGACCCACCTGGCCTAATTACGGCAACATTGAACCAGTGGAGGGCACACCTGGTTGTGAAGAATGTAGAAGAGCAAAGAGACAAAAGTTAAGTGAGGAAAGAAGCTCATTTGTTCCAGGTGATGATGATACATGGTGGGTGAAAAAGGGGTCAAAACCCTCAGAACCTCTCAAAGTTGACCAGCCACAGAAGACAACCAAGCAGGTTACTAAGAGTCGTCAGAAGAATGTGCGTAAAATGAGTCTCGCTCAATTGGCAGCTTCTAGAATTGAGGGCAGCCAAGGGCCATCAACTAGTCATGTGTGTGATAATAAGGTAAGCTGCCCTCACCATAGAACTCCTATAGACGGAGATGCTCTAAGGTCTGTGGATAGCATACGAACAAGTAGCTCTAGGGATATTGTTTTCATTGGAAAAGCACTGAAGAGGCTACGTTTTGTTGAGAAAAGAGTTGTAGCAGTTTGGCTGCTGACTGTTGTTAAGCAGGCGATTGAAGAGACTGAAAAAAATATTGGCAAAGCTGGACAATTTGGCGGGGCTTATTCTATGGAGGATGATGGAAACTCAATACGGTGGAAACTTGGCGAAGATGAACTTTCTGCAATACTTTATTTGATAGACATCTCTGATGATTTGGTATCAGCTGTCAAGTTTCTCCTCTGGTTGATGCCGAGGGTTCTCAGCAGCCCCAGCTCTACTATTCATAGTGGGAGGAATGTTTTGATGCTACCAAGAAATGTGGAAAACCAAGTTTGTGACGTGGGGGAGGCTTTTCTGCTATCATCACTGAAAAG GTATGAGAACATTCTTGTTGCAGCAGACCTTATTCCTGAAGCTTTGTCACTTGCAATGCACCGTGCGGCCACTATCATTGCATCTAATGGAAGGGTGTCAAATTTAGGAGCCACAGCTTTTACTCGGTATTTATTGAAAAAGTACAGTAATGTTGCTAGTGTCATTGAGTGGGAGCAAACTTTTAAGTCTACATGTGATGCAAGACTCTCTGCCGAACTTGAGTCTGTCAGGTCAGTGGATGGAGAGTCAGGGTTACCCTTTGGAGTTCCTGCAGGAGTTGAGGACCCCGATGAATTTTTCCGTCAGAAGATAAGTGGTAGCCGGTTACCATCCAGAGTAGGCGCAGGCATGAGAGACATAGTGCAGCGTAATGTTGAAGAGGCTTTCCAATATCTTTTTGGAAAAGATAGGAAACTCTATGCTGCTGGTACACCAAAAGGTCATGCTTTAGAAAAATGGGATAATGGATATCAAATTGCTCAACAAATAGTTATGAGTTTGATCGACAGCATAAGACAGACTGGTGGTGCTGCTCAAGAAGGGGATCCCTCTTTGGTGTTGTCTGCGGTTTCTGCAATTGTTGGCAGTGTGGGTCCAACTTTAGCCAAAATGCCTGATTTTTCATCTGGCAATAATCAGTCAAGTATAGTGTCATTGAACTATGCCAGATGTATTCTGCGAATGCATATAACCTGTCTGCGCCTGCTTAAGGAAGCCCTGGGGGAACGCCAAAGCCGTGTCTTTGATATTGCTCTTGCAACTGAAGCTTCTAATGTTTTTGCTGGTGTTTTTGCTCCAAGTAAAGCATCTCGAGCTCAGTTTCAAATGTCTTCTTCTGAAGTCCATGATACTAGTGCCGCTGCTAATTCAAATGATGTGGGAAACAACTCTGTTAAAACTGTGGTTACAAAAGCAACAAAAATTGCTGCTGCTGTTTCTGCGCTTGTTGTTGGTGCAGTTATATATGGTGTTACCAGCCTGGAAAGAATGGTTACCATTCTCAGGTTAAAGGAGGGGCTAGATGTGATACATTGTATAAGAACCACAAGATCCAATTCAAATGGAAATGCCCGTTCAGTTGGGGCTTTTAAGGCAGATAATTCAATTGAAGTTCATGTCCACTGGTTTAGATTGCTTGTTGGAAACTGCAGAACCCTCTGTGATGGATTAGTGGTGAACCTATTGGGTGAACTATCTATTTCAGCTCTTTCAAGGATGCAACATATGCTTCCTCTAAGTCTGATTTTTCCACCTGCCTATTCAATATTTGCATTTGTTAGATGGCGGCCGTTCATTCTGAATGCTAATGTCGCAGTTCGTGAAGACATGAATCAACTTTATCAGTCTTTAACAATGGCCATAGCTGATGCTATAAAACATTTGCCTTTTCGTGATGTATGTTTTCGAGACTGTCAGGGGCTTTATGATCTTATGGCTGCAGATGGAAGTGATGCCGAATTTGCGGCCCTGCTAGAGTTGAATAGCTCTGATATGCATTTAAAATCCATGGCTTTTGTTCCTCTTCGTTCTAGGCTTTTTCTGAATGCCATGATTGATTGTAAGATGCCACCATCTATTTTGAACAAGGATGACGTGGGACGTGTATCCGGACCCGGTGAATCTAAAATCAAGTTTGCAAATGGTGATTCTAAGCTTCAGGATAAACTTGTGCATATTTTGGATACCTTGCAGCCTGCCAAATTTCACTGGCAGTGGGTTGCCCTCAGGCTGATTTTAAATGAACAAGCCCTCATCGAAAAACTGGAGGCACATGACGCATCTTTATCTGATGCCATACAATTGTCCTCACCTAGTCCGGAGAAGGCTGCTGCTGCTTCTGAGAATGAGAACAATTTCATTCAAATACTTCTTACTAGGTTACTGGGTAGACCTGATGCTGCACCTCTTTTTTCAGAGTTGGTTCATCTCTTTGGTAGGTCACTACAGGATTCGATGTTGTTGCAAGCTAAATGGTTCCTTGGAGGACAAGATGTCCTCTTTGGTCGGAAGACCATTAGACAAAGACTACATAACATTGCTGAGAGTAAAGGACTTTCTGCTAAGATGCAGTATTCGGAGCCATGGGGTTGGTGTAGTCCTTGTATTGATCCAGTGACTATCAAAGGGGAAAAGAAGAAGTTTGATGCCACATCACTTGAAGAAGGAGAAGTTGTTGATGAGGGGATAGATCTGAAAAGGAGCCTAAAAGGGCTCTCTCAAGTGTTTGACTCTGATAGCTCAAGAATAAACCAGCAACATGTGACTGACAGAGCTCTTATTGATTTGCTTCTTCCTTGCATAGACCAAAGCTCTGCTGAATCTCGCAATTCCTTTGCGAATGATATGATGAAACAGTTAGGTAATATTGAGCTACAGATAGCTGCCGTTACAGGTGGAAGTAAGCCAGTGGGAAGTACTTCTCCTGGAGTTGAAGGCCAGACAAATAAAGTAAATACCAGGAAAAGTATAAGAGGTGGCGGCAACTCTGGATTAGCTAGGCGACCAGCAGTTGCAATAGATTCTTCTCCGCCGTCTCCTGCAGCCCTACGTGTTTCAATGTCACTTCGTTTGCAGTTACTCCTCAGATTTCTTCCTATTCTTTGCACCGAAAG AGAGCCATCTGTACGGAACATGAGACATTTTCTGGCCCCTGTAATTCTTCGTCTCCTAGGCAGTCGGGTTGTGCATGAGGATGCATATATTGTGGCAAATTCCATGCATTCTAAGAAGGATTTAGAGTCACCTTCTGAAGCTTCTTCTTCTGCATTTGTAGACTTTTCTGCTGTGGGTCTATTTGATCGTTTGCTGTTGGTTTTACATGCGTTATTGAGTAATTATCCTCCAAGTTGGCTTAGGCCGAAACCTGGTTCAAAGTCTATCAATGAACCTACAAAGGAAGTTTCTGGATTTGACCGAGAATTATTGGAGAGTATGCAG AATGATTTAGACCGTATGCAACTGCCTGATACTATCCGGTGGCGTATCCAAGCTGCAATGCCGGTACTTTTACCATCTACATGGTGCTCTTTCTCCTGCCAGCCTCCACCTGTACCAACATCTGCTCTTGTTTCTCTTCAAGCCAGCAATATTAACTTAAGTAATTTAGCTACCTCTCATAGGAACCCGGTCCTATCAAGGGTTGCAGCTAACGCATCAGGGAAGTCAAAACAACAGGATAGTAGTGAATTGGAAATTGATCCCTGGACGCTTTTAGAAGATGGTGCTGGATCCTGCCCTTCTGCAAGTAATACTGCTAGCATAGGAGGTGGTGATGCTAATCTCCGAGCTGCGAGCTGGCTTAAAGGGGCTGTAAGGGTGAGAAGGACAGACCTCACATATGTTGGTCCTGTGGATGACGATAGTTGA